CAACTCGTGTTTGCCGACGCGCCGGATCTCGATCGGGTGGCGCGCCGCGTCGCGGCCGCGATTGCCGGCAATGCAGGGCAGGTGTGCGTGGCGGGTTCGCGACTGATCGTCGAGCGCAGCGCCGCGCCGCAATTGATCGACGGCATCGCGCGTGCGTTCGCCGCGCTAAAGCCAGGCAAGACCTGGTCGCCGGGCACCACCTTGCCGCCGATCATCTCGGCGCCGCAACTGCAACGCATCGACGGCATCGTGCGTCGCACGATCGATAGTGGTGCGAAGGCGGTCGCAGGCGGCGCGCGAATCGAACTGGACGGCGACGGCGCGTTCTACGCGCCGACCGTCCTGACCGGCGTGACCCCCGCATCCGAAGCGGTGCGCGAGGAGATTTTCGGGCCGGTGCTGACCGTTCAGACCTTCGATGACGACGACGAAGCGCTCGCGCTCGCCGCGCATGAAAAGTACGGTCTGGCAGCGGGCGTGCACACGGCCAGTCTAAGCCGCGCGCTGCGCATGATGCGCGGCATCGAGGCCGGTACGGTGTGGATCAACCGCTATGGGCGCACGGCCGATTTCGTGATTCCGACCGGCGGCTACAAGCAGTCTGGCATCGGCAAGGATCTGGGCCGCCAGGCATTCGAGGCGAATCTGCGCTTCAAGAGTGTGCTGATCGACTTCGCGGACGGCGCGTGACACCGGTCGTGGGCGATCCCTTCAGGTCGCGTACGCTGAAGTCGAAAGAAAGACGGCAGAAAGACGGCCGCGTTTCGACACGGCCATCTTGCATTTGCGCGAGCGATACGGGTGCGCGGGACCGCCTGAAACGCCGGCCGGAACTGGACCAAACGCGCATTGAGGCCTGCCGCATAGTGTGCTGAACAGGACTCGAAAAACGGTGGATTCTGTGCCACCAGGCCCCCAATACACGGCAACTCGGCTTTTATGAGGTGATTTAATGTTTCTCAGCAAGCGACGCCGCGAACCGTTTCTTTCCGGCCGCGCGGCGGGTGCGCTGTTGCTCGACGGCGGCGCGTCGCCGATTTTCGTTTCGCCGGCGCGGTTCGGGATCGCGCCCGTTTCCGGCTCTGGCTTGATCTCGACCGACTACAGGGACTAGACATGACGCGTTTCAAACCCAAGTACATCACGTTCGACTGCTACGGCACGCTCACTCGCTTTCGCATGGGCGACCTCGCGCGCGAGATTTTCGCCGACCGCGTTCCGGCGGAACAGATGGACCAGTTCGTCAAGGACTTCTCGGCGTACCGTCTCGATGAAGTGCTCGGCGCGTGGAAACCGTATCAGGACGTCGTGAAGAACGCCGTGCGCCGTACGCTCAAGCGCTGGAACATCGAGTACATCGATGCCGAGGCGCAGAAGTTCTACGATGCCGTCCCGACCTGGGGCCCGCACGCGGACGTACCGGCAGGTCTTGCGAAAGTGGCGAAGGAAATTCCGCTCGTCATTCTGTCGAACGCAATGAACGATCAGATCCAGAGTAACGTCGACAAGCTCGGCGCGCCGTTCCACAAAGTTTTCACGGCGCAGATGGCGCAGGCGTACAAGCCGCGCATGCAGGCATTCGAATATCTGCTCGACAACCTCGGCTGCGGTCCCGAGGACATCCTGCATGTGTCGTCGAGCCTGCGCTACGACCTGATGACAGCCCATGACATGGGTATCAGGAACAAGGTGTTCGTGTCGCGCGGTCATGAACCGTCGACGCCGTTCTACGGCTATACGGAAATCAAGGACATCGGCGGTCTTGCGGGCGTGGTCGGTCTGTAAGACCGTGCGCCGTCATGCCCTGAACACCGGCGGTTTGACCTGAACTTCGCTGAGGGAATTGGATGAAACTCGAATCGTACTGGCTGGACACGCGTCCGGCCTTCCGCGACGGTCGCGAAGGCCCGGTGGAGGGCCATGCCGACGTGGTCGTGGTCGGCGGCGGCTTCACCGGCTTGTCGGCGGCGCTCGAACTCGCGTCGCGCGGCGTTCAGGTGACCGTGCTCGAAGCCGGGCAGATCGCCAGCGAAGCGTCGGGACGCAACGGCGGCCAGTGCAATACCGGGGTGGCGCACGACTATGCGTCGCTCGCGGCGAAAATCGGTGCAACGCAGGCGAAGGCGTTCTATCGCGCGTATGAGCGTGCTGTGGCGACGGTCGATTCGATCGTCACCACGCATCAGATCGATTGCGATTTTGTCCGTACGGGCAAGCTCAAGCTGGCCGCGAAACCCGAGCATTTCGCGAAGCTGGAAAGAACCTGCGAGCTCCTGCTGCGCGAAGTCGATCAGAATATCGAACTGATTCCGCGTGAACGTCTCTGCGACGAAGTCGGCTCCGATGGTTTTTATGGCGGCCTGCTGCAGCGTAACGGTGGGCAGATGCATATGGGCAAGTTCGGCGTCGGCCTCGCGCGGGTTGCGGTTCGGCATGGCGCGCGAATCTTCGAACAGGCGCCCGTTACACGGATGAAGCGGCTCGATGGCGAGCGCTATGAAATTACCTGTGCCCGCGGCACGATCCGTGCGGATCGCGTGCTGGTCGCAACGGGGGCATCGCAACTCGGGCCGTTCCAGTGGTTCCGCAGACGCATCGCGCCGGTGGGCAGCTTCATCGTCGTGACCGAACCGTTGCCGCCCGGGCAACTGAACCGGCTGTTCCCCACGCGCCGCGCGTATGTGACGTCGCGCCAGATCGGCAACTACTTTCGCGTGACGCCCGATAACCGGCTGCTATTCGGCGGCCGTGCCCGGTTCGCGCTGTCCAGCCCCAGTTCCGACGAAAAAAGCGGGCGGATTCTACGGGCCGGACTGGCGGCCTATTTTCCTGAACTGGCGAAGGTGCGGCTCGACTACTGCTGGGGCGGTCTCGTCGACATGACGGCTGACCGTCTGCCGCGTGCGGGCCAGCATGAAGGCCTCTTTTATTCGATGGGTTACAGCGGTCATGGCGTGCAGATGTCGGTGCACATGGGCCGGGTGATGGCCGATGTGCTGTACGGTATGGCGGCCCGTAATCCGTGGCGCGATCTCGAATGGCCGGCTATTCCCGGTCACTTCGGTCACGCGTGGTTTCTGCCGCTGGTCGGCGCGTATTACCGTCTGCAGGACATCCTGCATTGATGCACGCGCCGACATTCGACGACATTTACGATCTGCGCCGCGGCGCCGGCGCGCATTGGGAGTCACGCGCATGAAGTCCAGATTCGTCCGGCTTGCTGAAACCGCGCGCGCCACCGTTTCGTTCCGGATCGACGGCGAAGCGGTCGAAGGTCTCGAAGGCGACACGCTGCTCGTGGCGATGCTGTGCAACACCGATCACGTGCGGCAGTCCGAGTTCGGTCCGGAAGTGCGCGCGGGCTTTTGCATGATGGGCGCGTGCCAGGACTGCTGGGTCTGGACCGCCGATGGCCGACGGATTCGCGCCTGCACGACGGTGGTCAGCGAGGAACTCGATATCGTCACCCGACAACCGGAGCTGCAATGGCCGAGCCTCGTGTAATCGTCGTCGGCGCCGGGCCGGCCGGGATTCGCTGTGCGCAGGCGCTGGTCGCGGCGGGTCTGCGTCCGCTCGTGATCGACGAAAGCCGGCGTGACGGCGGCCAGATCTATCGCCGCCAGCCCGAACAGTTTTCGCGGCCCTATACGAAGCTCTATGGCACCGAAGCCGCCCGTGCGCAGAATCTGCACGACAGCTTCGAGCGGTTGCGCGCGCAGATCGACTACTCGCCGGAGTCGCTCGCGTGGAATGTATCTGGCGGCAGGCTCTACACGGCACGCGATGGCGTCGCCAGCCATCATGCGTTCGACGCGCTGATCCTGTGCCCCGGTGCAACTGACCGGCTGATGCCGGTCAAGGGTTGGCAGTTTGCCGGTACCTACAGCCTCGGCGCCTCGCAGATCGCGCTGAAGGCGCAGGCCTGCTCGATCGGCAGCAACGTGGTGTTCATGGGCGCCGGGCCGCTCCTGTATCTGGTCGCGAACCAGTACGTGCAGGCAGGCGCGAAGGTGGCCGCAGTGCTCGACACGTCGCCATCGGGCAAGCGTCTGCGCGCGCTGCCGAAGCTGCTCGCGCGGCCCGGCGTGCTGCGCAAGGGAGCAGCGCTCGTTGCGTCGCTGAAAAAGAGCGGTGTGAAGATCGAGCACGGTGTGGAGCCGGTAGAGATTCATGGGGACGCCGCGCGCGGCGTCGAATCGGTCGGCTATCGCGATAAGCGCGGCGCGTACCGGCGTATCGCCTGCGACGCCGTCGCGATCGGTTATCACCTGCGCCCTGAAACGCAGCTTGCCGATCTCGCCGGCTGCGCGTTCGAGTTCGATGCGTCGACGCGTCAGTGGTTGCCGCAACTCGACCCGATGGGCCGCAGTTCGGTCGGGCGTGTCTATCTGGCTGGGGACGGCGTACGCGTGCTCGGCGCCGATGGCGCGGAGATCGCGGGCAAGCTCGCTGCGCTTGCCGTATTGCAGGACCTCGGATATTCCGTCGATGCCTCGCAGATCGCCTCGCTCGCCCGTGAGCGCTCGAAGATGGACCGGTTTCGCGCGGGGCTTGCCCTCGCATTTCCGTGGCCGGCGCACCAGGCTGCGCGCTTGTCCGACGACACCATCGTGTGCCGTTGCGAAGGGATCAGTGCGGGCGAGTTGCGCCGCGTGATCCGCGACGAGGGCGCACGCGAGGCGAATCGCGCGAAGGCGTTCAGCCGGGTCGGCATGGGACGCTGCCAGGGTCGCTACTGCGGCCACGCGGCCGCTGAAGTCATTGCCGATGCAGCGGGCGTGCCGCTCGAACAGGTCGGACGGTTGCGCGGGCAGGCGCCGGTCAAGCCGTTCGCGATGTCGACGGTTGCCGGCTGGCAACCCTCGGCAGAGGTCCCGGCCGCGGCACCGCCGAGCGCAGCCAGCACGGTGGAGGAAGAATGAAACGGACCGATGCGGATGTCGTGATCGTCGGTGGCGGGTTCATGGGTGTCGCGGCGGCGTTCTTTCTGCGCCGGCGCGGCCGCTCGGTGGTCCTGCTGGAACGCGGCCTCGTCGGTCAGCAGGCGAGCGGCGTCAACTTCGGCAACGTGCGCCGGCAGGGCCGCTATCTGCCGCAGTTGCCGCTCGCGAACCGCTCGCGCGAAATCTGGGGGAAGCTGCCGGCGTTGATCGGTCACGATGCCGAGTTTCTGCCGACCGGTCATATTCGCGTGTGCTATCGGCAGGAACAGGACGAGGCATTCGACGTCTACGCACGCGAAGCAGCACAGTACGGGCTCAAGCTCGATCTGTACCGTGGCGCCGCGATGCGCGCCAGGTTTCCGTTCCTGGGTCCCGAGGTGCGGGCCGCGTCGCATGCCCCGATCGACGGGCACGCAAATCCTCGTCTTGCGGCACCGGCGTTCGGGCGCGCGGCGGTGAGAGCCGGTGCGCAGATCGAAGAAAACACCGAGATCGCGACGGTCGAGAAAGACGGCGACACGTTCCGCGCGACCAGCACCGACGGCCGCGTGTTCTGTGCGCCGAACCTGCTGATCACCGCCGGCGCGTGGGGCAGCCGGCTCAGCGCACAGTTCGGCGAAGCCGTGCCGATTGCGATTCATGGCCCGCAGATGGCAGTCACCGAACCGGTGCCGTACGGCCTCACGCCGGTTGTCGGGGTGTCGTCGCCGCATATCGAAGAGGTCGTGTACTTCCGTCAGGTGAAGCGCGGCAACATCGTGATCGGCGGTTGCGCACGCGGTCCCGCATTTCTCGACGAACGTCGCGCGAAGGTGTTGCCGGAGAGCACGCTGCGGCAATTCCGCCAGGCGGCGCGGGTTGCGCCGGCGCTCTCGCGGCTGCACATCATTCGCGTGTGGAGTGGCGTCGAAGGCTACATGCCCGATGACCGGCCGATCATGGGACGTAGCGGCAAGGTGGACGGTCTGTACTATGCATTCGGTTTTTGCGGGCACGGTTTCCAGCTCGGGCCGGGCGTGGGCGACGTGATGGCCGAACTGATCGACACCGGCGCGACGCAAACCCCCATCGAGCCTTTCGCGATCGGGCGCTTCGCCGTCGAGGCGAACGCAGCGCCGATCGTCGCGTAGGGCGGATAGTCGTGGCGACAATGCTCACGTGTGCCGCAGGCGAACCTCCGATCGCCGAACCGGGGGCACCGTCGCGCGCGGTCGCGCGAGCGGTCGCGTTCATCGAAGCATCGTTTGCGCAGCCGGTCAGTCTGGCGATGCTCGCCGCGACGGCGGGCTTGAGCGTGTCCCGCTTCGCAACGCTGTTTCGTCAGGAAGTCGGCATCTCGCCGCATCGTTATGTCTGTCTCGTGCGCGTGCGGCACGCGCAGACGCTGCTGCGCAACGGTGTGCCGCCATCGGTGGTGGCGACCGAGGTTGGGTTCTTCGACCAGAGCCATCTGGGTCGTCATTTCCGGCGCGCCGTCGGTGTGACGCCGGGAAATTATGTGGCGCGGCCCTCTGCCGGTTCTTGCTGAATGTGCCGCGGCGGGTTTCGCCGTCGTCGGCGCAGCAATTCGTGCTGAAAAGCGTCGTTAAAACGATCGCTTGTGCTGGCGCGATGGCATCGAACGGAACACCTTCGATATTCTGGAATGTTGAAATTCGATCAGGACGAGCGCTTCTCGACCGGGCTGACCGGTTTGACCGGGACGCGGCGACAGGCAGGTCCGCTCGGGTTCTAACGCCGCTGGCAGGCGTGCACGACAAGCTGCAGCACTACCGACGCACATTCCATCCCGAACGTATTGAGGAGCACTCGTATGAACGACGACGATATCAAACAGGGTGGCGTCACTCGCCGCGACATGATGCGCATGCTGGCCGCCGGCGGCATGCTGGCAAGCGGCGCGGGTGGGCTGCTGGCTGGCGCGACCAGCGCATTCGCGGCCGATGCGCCGAAGCGGGGCGGCAAGATCAGGGTCGCTTACGAATCGAGTTCGACGGCCGACACACTCGATCCCGCGAAGGGTTCGGCAGGCCCGGACTACATCCGCTTCTTTCTGTTCTACAGCGGCCTCACGCAGATGGACGAAAGCCTCACGCCGCAGATGAACCTCGCTCAATCGCTCGATACCAGCGATGCGAAGACGTGGGTGCTCAAGCTGCGCAAAGGCGTGACGTTTACGGACGGCAAGGCGCTCGGGCCGGCTGACGTCGTGTATTCGCTGCTGCGTCACAAGAACCCGGCGACGGGGTCGAAGGTCAAGACACTGGCTGACCAGTTCGCCGACGTCAAGGCGACCGGTCCCGACGAAGTGACGATCACGCTGACCGTGCCGAATGCCGATCTGCCGGTCATTCTCGCGACGCCGCAGCTCGTGATCGTCAAGGACGGCACGACCGATTTCACGAGTGCGGTCGGCACCGGCCCGTACAGGCTGAAATCGTTCAAGCCCGGGGTGTCGACGATCGGCGTGCGCAACGAAGGCTTCTGGAAGCCGGGAAAACCGTATCTCGATCAGGTGGAACTGATCGGCATCAGCGACGACGCCGCACGCGTCAATGCGCTGCTCTCGGGCGACGTGCATCTGATCAGTGCCGTCGACCCGCGCGCGACGCAACGGGTGGCATCGACGGCCGGCTATGCGGTCAAGGAGACGAAGTCCGGGTTGTACACCGACCTCATCATGCGGCGCGATCACCCGCTCACTGGCAATCCGGATTTCGTGCTCGGCATGAAGTATCTGTTCGATCGCGAACAGATCCGCACGGCGATCTTTCGCGGTTACGCGGTGATCGGCAACGATCAGCCGATTCCGCCGGGCCATCGCTACTTCAATGCATCGCTCCCGCAGCGTCCCTATGATCTCGACAAGGCAAAGTTCCATCTGCAAAAGGCCGGTGCAATCGGGACGCCGATCCCGCCGATCTATGCAACCTCGGATGCCAATGGTTCGATCGAGATGGCGGTGCTCATGCAGCAGTCGGCGCAGAAGATCGGCGTGAATCTCACCGTGAACCGCGTGCCGCCCGATGGCTACTGGTCGAATCACTGGATGAAGCATCCGCTGGGATTCGGTAGCATCAATCCGCGTCCGAGCGCCGACGTGCTGTTCACGCAGTTCTTCAAAAGCGACGCGCCGTGGAACGAGTCGGGCTGGAACAATCCGAAATTCGATCAACTGCTGATCGCCGCGCGTGCCGAAACCGACGACGCGAAACGCAAGCAGATGTACGGCGAGATGCAGGTGATCGTCAGCAACGAAGGCGGCATCGGCATCCCGTCGTTCATCAGTCTGCTCGACGGCTACGACAAGCGCCTGCGGGGCCTGGGGTCGATCCCGACCGGCGGTCTGATGGGATTCTGCTTTGGCGAGTACGTCTGGTGGCAGGGCTGACGTTGTGGCGTACCGCAGCAGACCGTTGTCGACGGTCTGCTGCGCATGGCTGCGATTCCCGGCGTCCTCGAGGTATCGCCGTGCGTCCTGCAATGCAGCGCCAGCGAAGGCGGTTCAACGGCCGCCCGGCTGCCTGGGCTCGCGAGTCTGGAAGTACCGATGCGCCAGTGCGATCCAGTAGCGGACGCCGGCCGGAATGATGTCGTCGTTGAAGTCGTACTTCGGATTATGCAGACCCGGCGCGCTCGTGCCGGCGTTGGCGTTGCCGATCAGCACATAGGTACCGGGCCGCTCTTCCAGCATGAATCCGAAGTCTTCCGATGTCATGTTGGCCGGCACGTCGGCGTGCGTACCTGCATCGCCGAAAGTCTCGCGAATGACCGCTTCGCATAGCGCAGTCTCGGCGCGCGTGTTGATGGTCGCGGGATAGTACTGGAAGAACGCGACCTCGACCTGTGCACCATGAGCGGCAGCGAGCCCTTCGCACATCGACTCGATGTCGCGCTGCAGTTTTTGCTGCAACTCAGACGACAGCGTGCGGATCGTTCCGCGCAACTCGGCGCTGTCCGGGATGACGTTGTCGGTGTCGCCCGCGTGAATCATGCAGACGGAGATCACGGCGGGATCGACAGGATCCTTGTGGCGCGCCGCGATCGTCTGACAATGCAGCACCATCGAACAGGCCAGCGGAATCGGATCGAGGCCCAGATGCGGCTGCGCCGCGTGAGCGCCCTTGCCGCGCACGGTGATCCGCAAGCGCGAGCCGGCCGCCATGATCGGGCCGGCACGCAAGCCGAAATGCCCGGCTGGCAATGCCGGCCAGTTGTGCATGCCGAACACCGCCTCGGTTGGATACTGCTCGAACAGACCTTCGTCGATCATCTTTCGTGCGCCCGCACCGCCTTCTTCTCCAGGCTGAAACACGAAATGGATGCTGCCGGGCAACTGCGGCATGCCTTTCAGGATGCGCGCGGCACCGAGCAACATGACCGTGTGGCCGTCGTGTCCGCACGCGTGCATGACTCCTTGCGTGCCGGACGCGTGCGTGAAATCGTTGGCCTCGTGAATGGGCAATGCATCCATATCCGCTCTTAGCACGATCCCCCAGTCGGGATTCGCGCCGGGCAGGGTCGCGACGACGCCCGTTCCGCCTAGCCCGCGCGACACCGCATAACCGAGCTCCTCGAGCTCACGCGCGACGACCGCTGCCGTCCTGTGTTCTTCGAAGCGCAACTCGGGATGCGCGTGAAGGTCGCGTCGCAACTCCGCCCAATACGGCTGGTGCGCGCTCAACGAGGTATCGGGAAGATCCGCGGTTGCCAATTTCAAGCCCTTTCGAAGCCGTGCAGGTTCAGATTGTCGGCATGATTGCGCGACGCCTCGCGATCGTTCAATCGTAGTACCCGAGGATCGACTTCACCTCCATGTACTCTTCCATTCCTTCGATGCCGTACTCGCGTCCGTTCCCGGATTGCTTGTAACCACCAAACGGCGCTTGCGGATCCCACGCCGGATAGTTCAGATGCACCTGACCCGACTGGATGCGCGCGGCGACCGCGCGCATCAGCGCCTTGTCCGTGCCCTGAACATGCGCACCGAGTCCGTACACGGTGTCGTTTGCGATGGCGATCGCTTCTTCGACCGTGTCGTAGGCGAGGATCGCGAGCACGGGCCCGAAGATCTCCTGCTGGGCAATCGGCATGTCGGTGCGCACATCCGAGAATATCGTCGGGCGTACATAGAAGCCCTCGCTCAAGCCGGCCGGTCGGCCGGGGCCGCCGACGATCAGCTTCGTATGATCGTCGATGCCCGCTTCGATCATCTGCTGCACCCTGCCGAACTGTGCGCGATTCGCAAGCGGACCGTGGGTCGTCGCCTCGGCGAAGGGATCGCCGACGACCATCTGCCGGGTCGCCGCTATCGCGAGTTCATCGACCTGAGCCATCGCGCCGCGCGGCACGATCAGACGGGTCGGCGCGCTGCACGACTGCCCCATGTTGCGAAACGCAGCCGCTACGCCCAGTGCTACGGCGCGAGGCAGATCGGCATCAGGCAGGACGACGTTGGGGGACTTGCCGCCGAGTTCCTGCGCGACGCGCTTGAGCGTCGGCGCAGCGGCCTGGGCGACCAGCACGCCCGCTCGTGTCGAACCGGTGATCGACACCATGTCGACCTGCGGATGGGACGCGAGCGCCGTACCCACTTCCGGGCCTGTGCCGCTCACGAGGTTGAATACGCCCGCGGGAACGCCCGCATCGGCGATGACTTCTGCGAACAGCAGCGCGCTCAACGGCGACCACTCGCTGGGCTTGAGGACGACGGTGCAGCCGGCAGCCAGCGCCGGCCCGACCTTCGCGGTGATCTGATAGATCGGCCAGTTCCATGGCGTGATGAGCGCGCACACGCCGATCGGCTCGCGGGCGACGGCAGTGGTGCCACGCTGGACGACGAACGGGTAAGTGGCGAGGTTGTCGCGTGCGACGCGGATATGTTCGGCCGCGAGCGGCACATGGGCACTGCGCGCGTAGCTGATCGGCGCGCCCATTTCCGTCGTCAGGGCAGCCGCGAACAGTTCGGCCCGTTCGAGGATCAGCGCATGAACGCGGTCGAGCAGGGCGGCGCGCTCCTGCGGCGAAGTCATCGACCAGCTCGCGAACGCCTGGCGCGCGGCCTGGACGGCGCGGTCGACGTCGTGTGCGTCTCCAAGCGGGATCTCGCAAAGCGTCGCTTCGGTGGACGGGCAAACCACGGCGGCGTGCGTCTTGCCCGATGGCGCCACCCATTCGCCGTCGATGAAGAACCGGTCGAGATGGTTAGCCTGAATCAGATGATGAACCGGTGATTGCATGGCTCGGTGTCCTTTGAGTCGATACCCTGCGGCCGCTACAGGCGGAAAGCGTGCGGGCGAAAGTCGAAACGGCTGTCAGAAGTCGGCGACCTTGCCCCACACCGGTTTTTCGAACCGCTCCGGACGGTAAGGCGCGGGATCGACGAGCGGGGTCGCGCCGGTGACCATGTCCGCCACGAGATGACCGCATCCTGGCCCAATGCCGAAGCCGTGACCGCTCAGACCCGCGGCCACCACGAAGCCGGGCAGCGACTGCACTTCGCCGATCGCGGGGATGCCGTCCGGCGTCATGTCGATATAGCCGGCCCAGGACGCGGCCACGCGTGCTTCGCCGATCACCGGGCACAGATCGATCGCGCGCCTGCGAATCTCCTTGAGGGTCGCCTGGTTGACGCACGGGTCCAGCACGCGCATCTTTTCCATCGGCGTTGGCCGATCGAGCCGCCAGCGGCCCATGCCTTCATGGCCGGAACGCACGCCTTCGAGATTGCCAGGGCTGAGACTGCGCCAGCGATTCGCGAACATCGGCAGAAAGTCCTTTGCATAGCGGGCTTTTTGCAGCGTAGGGTCGAACTTTGCCAGGCCGCTGATGGCGAGCGAATAGGCTTCGTCGCCGCGTCGCGTGATGGTGATGCTCTTCGTGTGCAGCGCATCGGGTAACGTACCGCGTGCCAGCGAGATCGACATGACCGACGAGCGGATGGTGGCCTGCGGCAAGCGGATGCCGAGTTGCCGGCAAAACGTCGACGCCCATGCGCCACCCGACAGGACCGCGATCTTCGTGCGGATCACGCCGTGCTCGGTCACCACGCCGCTGACCCTGCCGCCCTCGGTTTCGATGCCGCGTGCCGCGCAGTTCTGGTGAACCGTGCCACCGAGCTTGATGATGCTGCGCGCGACAGCCGGTGCGGCGTTGGCCGGGTCGGCCGTGCCGTCGGTCGGTGCAAACACGCCACCCTTCCAGCTGCGCCCGGTAGCGGTAGCCCGCTCGTTGGCCTGCTTGCTGCCGAGCACCTCGGTCTTGACGCCGGCCGTACGTGCGAATTCGCACCAGCGCGTCCATTTTCCGAGTTCGTCGTCGTCATTGCTCAGGTACAGCAGACCGCTGCGGCGAAAACCAGCGGATTCGCCGGATTCGTCTTCGAACTGTTGCCAGAGTCGCAGGCTTTCGGTCGCAATCGGCAATTCGCGCGCGTCGCGGTTCTGTTGCCGGCACCAGCCCCAGTTCCGGCTGGATTGCTCGCCGCCGACCAACCCTTTTTCGATCAGCGCGACTTTTACGCCGCGCCTCGCGAGAAACCATGCGGTGAATACGCCGACGATGCCCGCGCCTATCACGACGACGTCGGCGCTATCGGGGAGCGTGGGGGTGGTGTCAATGCGGGTCAACGGTACGCGCATCTGTGAGAGTTCCTTCGTGGGTCGCGTGTCGGGGTCGATCGTCTGCTGGCAAACGGGCTTGCCGGAACGTCTAGAACATCGCCTGGCTAACGATCCCATATAGCCGGTAGACAGGGTCGGGGGCGCCTTGATGCGCGACGGCGGGTGCGTTGCGGACCATCCTGATCGTGGTGTCGACGCGCTTCAGTCCTTGCGCGGCCAGCCAGTCGGCCAGACTCGCGCCGGCCGGCACGTCGATTCGAATGAATTCACCTTCGCGGTTGTTCAGCCAATAGCCAATCAAGGCTTTCGCACGAAGATCGTCGGGCGAGCGCATCGCGGCCATCGGGCCGATGACGAGGCCTCTGCCGAAGCGGCGCAGGATCGAAAATCCAATAATCTCGCTGTCGCGCTCCAGCACCACGCTGTCGCCCATTTTCAGCAACGCTGACATCATCGCGTTCCGTTCGAGGCCCGAAGCGCGCGTCGCGAGTTCGATGAGTGCCGGGAAATCGGCAGCCGTCGCGCTTCGCAGTCGTTCGCCGTCGGGCAATGCGACCGGCAAGGTTTTGCCGACGGTCCCCTGATGCTGGTCCAGCGAGTC
The nucleotide sequence above comes from Paraburkholderia sp. SOS3. Encoded proteins:
- a CDS encoding NAD(P)/FAD-dependent oxidoreductase gives rise to the protein MRVPLTRIDTTPTLPDSADVVVIGAGIVGVFTAWFLARRGVKVALIEKGLVGGEQSSRNWGWCRQQNRDARELPIATESLRLWQQFEDESGESAGFRRSGLLYLSNDDDELGKWTRWCEFARTAGVKTEVLGSKQANERATATGRSWKGGVFAPTDGTADPANAAPAVARSIIKLGGTVHQNCAARGIETEGGRVSGVVTEHGVIRTKIAVLSGGAWASTFCRQLGIRLPQATIRSSVMSISLARGTLPDALHTKSITITRRGDEAYSLAISGLAKFDPTLQKARYAKDFLPMFANRWRSLSPGNLEGVRSGHEGMGRWRLDRPTPMEKMRVLDPCVNQATLKEIRRRAIDLCPVIGEARVAASWAGYIDMTPDGIPAIGEVQSLPGFVVAAGLSGHGFGIGPGCGHLVADMVTGATPLVDPAPYRPERFEKPVWGKVADF
- a CDS encoding aldehyde dehydrogenase family protein, giving the protein MQSPVHHLIQANHLDRFFIDGEWVAPSGKTHAAVVCPSTEATLCEIPLGDAHDVDRAVQAARQAFASWSMTSPQERAALLDRVHALILERAELFAAALTTEMGAPISYARSAHVPLAAEHIRVARDNLATYPFVVQRGTTAVAREPIGVCALITPWNWPIYQITAKVGPALAAGCTVVLKPSEWSPLSALLFAEVIADAGVPAGVFNLVSGTGPEVGTALASHPQVDMVSITGSTRAGVLVAQAAAPTLKRVAQELGGKSPNVVLPDADLPRAVALGVAAAFRNMGQSCSAPTRLIVPRGAMAQVDELAIAATRQMVVGDPFAEATTHGPLANRAQFGRVQQMIEAGIDDHTKLIVGGPGRPAGLSEGFYVRPTIFSDVRTDMPIAQQEIFGPVLAILAYDTVEEAIAIANDTVYGLGAHVQGTDKALMRAVAARIQSGQVHLNYPAWDPQAPFGGYKQSGNGREYGIEGMEEYMEVKSILGYYD
- a CDS encoding M20 aminoacylase family protein, translated to MATADLPDTSLSAHQPYWAELRRDLHAHPELRFEEHRTAAVVARELEELGYAVSRGLGGTGVVATLPGANPDWGIVLRADMDALPIHEANDFTHASGTQGVMHACGHDGHTVMLLGAARILKGMPQLPGSIHFVFQPGEEGGAGARKMIDEGLFEQYPTEAVFGMHNWPALPAGHFGLRAGPIMAAGSRLRITVRGKGAHAAQPHLGLDPIPLACSMVLHCQTIAARHKDPVDPAVISVCMIHAGDTDNVIPDSAELRGTIRTLSSELQQKLQRDIESMCEGLAAAHGAQVEVAFFQYYPATINTRAETALCEAVIRETFGDAGTHADVPANMTSEDFGFMLEERPGTYVLIGNANAGTSAPGLHNPKYDFNDDIIPAGVRYWIALAHRYFQTREPRQPGGR
- a CDS encoding GNAT family N-acetyltransferase, whose amino-acid sequence is MNQDCAVSATPSTQALHYRSFTPADCPAACGLSTAFSWPHRAEDWQFAAEQGTGFVAEENGALIGTALCWKFGTDRASLGLVIVSQEHQGRGIGRKLMELVLEELGPRITFLHATPAGRPLYEKLGFDVCDSLDQHQGTVGKTLPVALPDGERLRSATAADFPALIELATRASGLERNAMMSALLKMGDSVVLERDSEIIGFSILRRFGRGLVIGPMAAMRSPDDLRAKALIGYWLNNREGEFIRIDVPAGASLADWLAAQGLKRVDTTIRMVRNAPAVAHQGAPDPVYRLYGIVSQAMF